A portion of the Rhinolophus sinicus isolate RSC01 linkage group LG03, ASM3656204v1, whole genome shotgun sequence genome contains these proteins:
- the LOC109436101 gene encoding chymase, whose amino-acid sequence MGSLSEKMHRLPLPLLFFLLCSRAEAGKIIGGTECKPHSRPYMAHLEIVTSQNKLLSCGGFLIRRNFVLTAAHCTGRSIMVTLGAHNITKKEDTWQKLEVVKQFPHPKFDYIFAHHDIMLLKLKEKANLTLAVGTLPLPPHFSFVPPGRMCRVAGWGITEVEKLGSKTLQEVKLRLMDPQACKYFSTFDHKLQLCVGNPKKTKSVFKGDSGGPLVCAGVAQGIVSYGKNEEPPSVFTRISHYRPWINEVLKEN is encoded by the exons ATGGGCAGCCTCTCTGAGAAGATGCATCGTCTTCCTCTCCCCCTGCTGTTCTTTCTTCTATGCTCCAGAGCTGAAGCCG GGAAGATCATTGGGGGCACCGAGTGCAAGCCTCACTCCCGCCCCTACATGGCCCACCTGGAAATTGTCACTTCCCAGAATAAGCTGCTTAGTTGTGGTGGTTTCCTGATAAGACGGAACTTTGTGCTGACGGCTGCTCACTGCACAGGAAG GTCTATAATGGTCACCCTTGGAGCCCATAAcataacaaagaaagaagacacatggCAGAAGCTTGAGGTCGTAAAACAATTCCCTCATCCAAAATTTGATTACATTTTTGCTCATCATGACATCATGTTACTAAAG TTGAAGGAGAAAGCCAACCTGACCCTGGCTGTGGGGACACTCCCCCTTCCACCTCACTTCAGCTTCGTCCCACCAGGGAGAATGTGCCGGGTGGCCGGCTGGGGAATAACGGAAGTGGAGAAATTGGGCTCCAAGACTCTGCAAGAGGTGAAGCTGAGACTCATGGATCCCCAGGCCTGTAAATATTTCAGCACTTTTGACCACAAACTCCAGCTGTGTGTGGGGAATCCTAAGAAGACAAAATCTGTATTTAAG GGAGACTCGGGGGGCCCTCTTGTGTGTGCTGGCGTGGCCCAGGGCATTGTCTCCTATGGAAAGAATGAAGAACCCCCTTCTGTCTTCACCCGGATCTCCCATTACCGGCCCTGGATCAACGAGGTCCTAAAAGAGAATTAA